One segment of Rickettsiella grylli DNA contains the following:
- the ybeY gene encoding rRNA maturation RNase YbeY encodes MHKTKINEKRIKITLQIRVRNSFIPSRYFLKRWVHTALSGQTENNIVNIRLVTQKESAKLNTLYRHKKGATNILSFPFEPPPQVTSPFLGDLVLCATHINQEAKQQQKTRLAHWAHLIIHGCLHLIGYDHAHRHEAVKMETLEIQLLKELGYENPYI; translated from the coding sequence ATGCACAAAACGAAAATCAACGAAAAACGGATTAAAATCACACTTCAAATCAGGGTGAGAAACTCGTTTATTCCCAGTCGTTACTTTCTTAAACGGTGGGTTCATACGGCCTTATCCGGTCAAACTGAAAATAACATCGTGAATATACGGCTGGTTACTCAAAAAGAAAGTGCGAAACTCAATACGCTGTATCGACATAAAAAAGGGGCGACCAACATTTTATCGTTTCCTTTTGAACCACCACCCCAAGTCACTTCACCTTTTTTAGGCGATTTAGTCCTCTGTGCAACACACATTAACCAAGAGGCCAAACAACAGCAAAAAACACGTTTAGCGCATTGGGCGCACCTTATTATTCATGGTTGTTTGCATCTGATAGGTTATGATCATGCACATCGTCATGAAGCGGTGAAAATGGAAACCCTTGAGATCCAATTATTAAAGGAATTAGGTTATGAAAACCCCTATATCTGA
- a CDS encoding Rpn family recombination-promoting nuclease/putative transposase, with protein MKTTIHHPHDKFFKRNLKEKKIAIDFLKAYLPQEIYKIIDINTLQLTEKSFIVPELKEIHSDIIYKCEINGECSPNCVINNLS; from the coding sequence CCCACGACAAATTTTTTAAACGTAATTTAAAGGAAAAAAAGATAGCTATCGATTTCTTAAAGGCTTATTTACCTCAGGAAATTTATAAAATTATAGATATTAATACGCTTCAATTAACTGAAAAAAGCTTTATTGTCCCAGAACTAAAAGAAATTCATAGTGATATTATCTATAAATGCGAAATCAATGGAGAGTGTTCACCAAACTGTGTCATTAATAATTTATCGTAA
- a CDS encoding HlyC/CorC family transporter encodes MKTPISDDKIKFKKNRQSWFSRFNVFKQAPKNRKQLIELLHYAKQRNLLNSQALKMLEGVLQISDSQVRDIMIPHAKITAISAKAPLSEILPLVIESAHSRFPVINDERQVIGLLMAKDLLKYNPLSQNDFNIHTILRPVVFIPESKRLDSLLKEFQRKHYHMAIVVDEYGAASGLVTIEDVLEEIVGEIEDEHDTDEEIFIQEQTPHQFIVKAIMPIEAFNAFFNSHLETDQFDTIGGVIANRFGYLPKRGASTTIYPFHFKVLRADNRVIRLLQVTIEPVNKPLKTQ; translated from the coding sequence ATGAAAACCCCTATATCTGACGATAAAATTAAGTTTAAAAAAAATCGTCAATCTTGGTTTTCACGTTTTAATGTCTTCAAACAAGCTCCTAAAAATAGAAAGCAACTCATTGAATTATTGCATTACGCCAAACAACGCAACTTACTTAATTCACAAGCACTCAAAATGCTCGAAGGGGTATTACAAATCTCGGACAGTCAGGTAAGAGATATTATGATTCCTCATGCTAAAATCACTGCTATTTCTGCAAAAGCGCCGTTATCTGAAATACTTCCACTGGTTATTGAATCGGCTCATTCGCGTTTTCCCGTCATTAATGACGAAAGGCAGGTCATTGGCTTACTCATGGCAAAAGATCTACTCAAATACAACCCGCTTTCTCAAAACGATTTTAATATCCATACTATTTTACGCCCTGTTGTATTTATACCTGAAAGTAAGCGCTTAGACAGTTTACTCAAAGAATTTCAACGTAAACATTATCACATGGCGATTGTCGTTGATGAATATGGTGCTGCATCGGGTCTCGTCACCATTGAAGATGTTTTAGAAGAAATCGTCGGTGAAATTGAGGATGAACACGATACGGACGAAGAAATTTTTATTCAAGAACAAACTCCCCATCAATTTATTGTAAAAGCCATAATGCCCATTGAAGCCTTCAATGCGTTTTTTAATTCTCATTTAGAAACCGATCAATTTGATACCATAGGCGGTGTTATTGCGAATCGTTTTGGATATTTACCCAAGCGGGGCGCGAGTACAACGATTTATCCGTTTCATTTTAAAGTTTTACGTGCCGATAATCGTGTCATCCGTTTATTACAAGTCACGATTGAACCCGTAAACAAACCGCTTAAAACGCAATAG
- a CDS encoding Rpn family recombination-promoting nuclease/putative transposase produces MLPINEKSGYLFFLVEHESTANDELMAFRLLHYIVSLSHEHLQQGHKKLPIILPLCIYHGEVSPYPHSTDLYDNFEDSELARKVAFKPFKLIDLTVPIR; encoded by the coding sequence ATACTCCCAATCAATGAGAAATCAGGCTACCTTTTTTTCCTAGTAGAGCATGAGTCAACGGCTAACGATGAGTTAATGGCTTTTCGTTTACTTCACTATATTGTTTCTCTCAGCCACGAACACCTTCAACAAGGGCATAAAAAACTACCCATTATTTTGCCATTATGTATTTATCATGGCGAAGTGTCGCCTTATCCACATTCCACAGACCTTTATGACAACTTTGAAGACTCTGAATTAGCACGTAAAGTCGCTTTCAAGCCATTTAAGCTGATAGACCTTACTGTCCCTATCAGATGA
- a CDS encoding IS256 family transposase — translation MKQAILSKEFEAEAIARLKSGESLTGKDGILTPLIKQIIEASLEGELESHLLSESKTPELSNRRNGKTSKVLKTETESFELETPRDRLGTFEPQMVKKRQTVLNESLDNKILSLYALGMSYEAIQDHLADMYGLEVSAAKISLISDKLMPVITEWRNRPLESVYPIVFLDAMHFKVRIEGKVSSRAFYSVLGVNNQGRKEILGLYLSENEGSRFWLSVLNDLRARGVEDILIASIDGLKGFPEAIAEVFPQTEIQLCVIHQIRHSLKYVTSKDQKSFMADLKLVYRASSKDLAEHHLLELDEKWGKKYPAVIKSWQTQWDKLSQYFKYPEELRRIIYTTNIIEGFHRQVRKYTKNKGAFTSENALLKLIYCACQKILEKWCQPLHNWALIASQLQIFFDGRLNLQLR, via the coding sequence ATGAAACAAGCGATACTGAGTAAAGAATTTGAAGCTGAAGCGATAGCCCGACTAAAATCAGGAGAATCGTTAACAGGAAAAGACGGAATATTAACGCCGTTAATAAAACAAATTATCGAAGCGTCGTTAGAAGGTGAATTAGAATCCCATTTATTATCAGAATCGAAAACGCCTGAGTTATCGAACCGACGCAATGGAAAAACAAGTAAAGTATTAAAAACGGAGACAGAAAGTTTTGAGCTGGAAACACCCCGAGACCGTCTAGGAACGTTTGAACCGCAAATGGTAAAAAAACGTCAAACGGTTTTAAACGAATCCTTGGATAACAAAATACTATCGCTGTATGCACTTGGGATGAGCTATGAGGCGATCCAAGACCATCTGGCGGATATGTATGGTCTTGAGGTTTCAGCGGCTAAAATAAGCCTGATAAGCGATAAGTTAATGCCGGTTATAACGGAATGGCGAAATAGACCGCTAGAATCTGTGTACCCGATCGTATTTCTCGATGCCATGCATTTTAAGGTACGTATTGAAGGTAAAGTCAGTAGCCGTGCTTTTTATTCGGTTTTAGGGGTTAACAACCAGGGTCGTAAAGAAATTTTAGGGCTGTATCTTTCTGAAAATGAAGGTTCTCGTTTCTGGTTAAGTGTCTTAAATGATTTACGTGCTCGGGGAGTTGAGGATATTCTCATTGCCAGCATCGATGGATTAAAAGGTTTTCCCGAAGCCATTGCTGAGGTTTTCCCCCAGACAGAAATTCAGCTTTGTGTGATTCATCAAATCCGTCATTCATTAAAGTATGTGACCAGCAAAGATCAAAAATCCTTTATGGCTGATTTAAAATTGGTTTATCGTGCGAGTTCCAAGGACTTAGCCGAGCATCACCTATTAGAACTCGATGAAAAATGGGGTAAAAAATATCCTGCTGTGATTAAGTCTTGGCAAACTCAATGGGATAAGCTTTCCCAGTATTTTAAGTATCCTGAAGAATTAAGGCGTATTATCTACACAACCAACATTATTGAAGGGTTTCACCGGCAAGTACGCAAATATACAAAAAATAAAGGGGCTTTTACCAGTGAAAATGCCTTACTTAAATTAATTTACTGTGCCTGTCAAAAAATACTAGAAAAGTGGTGCCAGCCCCTGCATAATTGGGCTTTAATTGCTTCTCAACTGCAGATATTTTTTGATGGCAGGCTAAATTTACAGTTACGATAA
- the gatB gene encoding Asp-tRNA(Asn)/Glu-tRNA(Gln) amidotransferase subunit GatB translates to MLDESQLNKKSVPFQKRATGDAWEPVIGLEVHVQLSTQSKLFSGAATAYGANPNSQACAIDLALPGVLPVLNAEAVRMAVKFGLSIKADIPHYSVFSRKNYFYPDLPKGYQISQHEYPIVGRGQITIHLDQGEQKTIRITRAHLEEDAGKSFHEGFENMTGIDLNRAGTPLLEIVSEPDLTSPQEAVIYLKTLHSLVRYLDISDGNLQEGSFRCDANVSVRKVHQKTWGQRVEIKNLNSFRFVEKAIQYEIERQINVLENGGHIIQETRLYDTDQQETRSMRSKEDAKDYRYFTDPDLCPVSLSAEWIEKINQSLPELPQKKWIRFQKDYQLSAYDASLLTATRGLADYFEAVVNEKVPAKLAANWIMGELAAALNKANLTIHESPLSPKRFAGLLHRIADQTLSSNIAKNVFEALWNSDKTSDQIIKEKNLRQVTDHTAISKMIDEILEKHPQQLAEYKAGKDKLFGFFVGQVMKASGGKLNPQQLNQLLKEKLDH, encoded by the coding sequence ATGCTTGACGAATCTCAATTAAACAAAAAAAGCGTACCTTTTCAAAAACGTGCAACAGGCGATGCATGGGAGCCTGTTATCGGGCTTGAAGTACATGTTCAATTATCAACGCAATCAAAACTCTTTTCAGGCGCAGCAACCGCTTACGGTGCAAACCCTAATTCACAAGCCTGTGCAATCGATTTGGCATTACCTGGCGTCCTCCCTGTTTTAAATGCTGAAGCAGTGAGGATGGCCGTTAAGTTTGGTTTAAGTATTAAAGCAGACATTCCTCATTACTCCGTTTTTTCACGCAAAAATTATTTTTATCCTGATCTTCCAAAAGGTTATCAAATTAGTCAACATGAATATCCCATTGTTGGACGAGGTCAAATAACGATACATTTAGATCAGGGCGAACAAAAAACGATTCGTATTACACGTGCTCATTTAGAGGAAGATGCCGGTAAATCTTTTCATGAAGGATTCGAAAACATGACCGGCATCGATTTGAATCGCGCAGGAACCCCTTTGCTAGAAATCGTTTCAGAGCCTGATTTAACCTCGCCCCAAGAAGCTGTTATCTATCTTAAAACCTTACACAGTTTAGTGCGTTATCTGGATATCTCTGATGGTAATTTACAAGAAGGTTCTTTTCGCTGTGACGCAAATGTCTCTGTACGGAAAGTACATCAAAAAACGTGGGGTCAACGCGTTGAAATTAAAAATTTAAACTCCTTTCGTTTTGTCGAAAAAGCAATTCAATACGAAATTGAACGTCAAATTAACGTCTTAGAAAACGGCGGGCACATCATTCAAGAAACGCGTTTATATGATACGGATCAACAAGAAACGCGTTCCATGCGAAGTAAAGAAGATGCAAAAGATTATCGTTACTTTACAGACCCTGATTTATGTCCCGTCTCCCTTTCTGCAGAGTGGATAGAAAAAATCAACCAGAGTTTACCTGAATTACCTCAAAAAAAATGGATACGCTTCCAAAAGGACTATCAGCTGAGTGCTTACGATGCAAGTTTACTCACCGCAACACGCGGACTTGCTGATTATTTTGAAGCGGTGGTTAACGAAAAAGTACCCGCTAAACTAGCAGCCAATTGGATCATGGGTGAACTGGCTGCCGCGCTGAATAAAGCAAATTTAACGATTCATGAATCACCGCTCAGTCCGAAACGATTTGCCGGTTTATTGCACCGTATTGCCGATCAGACGCTGTCGAGTAATATTGCGAAAAATGTATTTGAAGCTTTATGGAATAGCGATAAAACAAGCGATCAAATTATTAAAGAAAAAAATTTACGTCAAGTCACGGATCACACCGCTATCTCGAAAATGATTGATGAAATTTTAGAAAAACATCCTCAGCAATTAGCCGAATATAAAGCTGGAAAAGATAAACTATTTGGTTTTTTTGTCGGCCAGGTTATGAAAGCCTCGGGCGGAAAACTAAACCCACAACAACTGAATCAGTTGTTAAAAGAAAAACTCGATCACTAA
- a CDS encoding PhoH family protein, with translation MNTNAYTFQLMPEDNHRLANLCGPFDQHLRQIEQKLNVYIYNRGHDFQINGSHSAVEMAAKVLHHLYEETGTKTALTSNTIHLVLQTAQTDPTMTFEATKTPGIVIQTKQGPIKPHSPNQALYLDRILKHDINFGLGPAGTGKTYLAVACAVSALEKEQISRVILVRPAVEAGEKLGFLPGDFSQKLDPYFRPLYDALNDMLGFDLVMQLVEQHVIEVVPLAYMRGRTLNDAFIILDEAQNTTKEQMKMFLTRIGFNSKVVVSGDTTQTDLPRGQESGLCHCLTFLKNIKGISFTQFEMHDIVRHTLVQAILQAYAQNENQRKTD, from the coding sequence TTGAATACGAACGCCTATACCTTTCAACTGATGCCTGAAGATAATCATCGTCTAGCGAATCTTTGTGGTCCATTCGATCAGCATTTACGTCAAATTGAACAAAAACTCAACGTTTATATTTACAATCGTGGGCATGACTTTCAAATTAATGGTTCTCATTCCGCTGTCGAAATGGCCGCAAAGGTTTTACATCATCTTTACGAAGAAACAGGAACTAAAACTGCGCTCACTTCGAATACGATCCACCTGGTGTTACAAACAGCTCAAACGGATCCCACAATGACGTTCGAAGCAACGAAAACACCTGGAATAGTCATTCAAACCAAACAAGGGCCCATTAAACCGCATAGCCCCAATCAAGCTTTATATCTTGATCGCATTTTAAAACATGATATCAATTTTGGTTTAGGCCCCGCAGGAACCGGTAAAACTTACTTGGCCGTCGCCTGTGCCGTGTCCGCGCTCGAGAAGGAACAAATTAGCCGTGTTATTCTCGTTAGACCTGCTGTTGAAGCCGGTGAAAAATTAGGTTTTTTACCCGGTGATTTTTCTCAAAAACTCGATCCTTATTTTCGACCGCTTTACGACGCATTAAATGATATGCTGGGTTTTGATCTAGTTATGCAACTGGTTGAACAACATGTTATCGAAGTAGTCCCTTTAGCGTATATGCGCGGTCGCACGTTAAATGATGCCTTTATTATTTTAGATGAAGCACAAAATACAACCAAAGAACAAATGAAAATGTTTTTGACACGCATTGGTTTTAATTCCAAAGTGGTTGTCAGTGGTGATACGACACAAACCGACTTGCCGCGGGGCCAAGAATCCGGTTTATGTCATTGTTTAACCTTTTTAAAAAATATCAAAGGGATTAGTTTTACTCAATTTGAAATGCACGATATTGTGAGGCATACCTTAGTACAAGCCATATTACAGGCCTATGCACAAAACGAAAATCAACGAAAAACGGATTAA
- the miaB gene encoding tRNA (N6-isopentenyl adenosine(37)-C2)-methylthiotransferase MiaB, giving the protein MRLKKIYIETHGCQMNVYDSDSLYNLLHHSHGLCLTSNPNEADVIVLNTCSIREKAQEKVFSQLGQWRKIKSLRRDIIIAIGGCVASQEGSAIISRAPFVDIVFGPQTLHRLPDMINDVLEKKQPIVDISFPEIEKFDNLPEPRAEGPRALVSIMEGCNKYCSFCVVPYTRGEEISRPLDDVLAEVVHLSQQGVREITLLGQNVNDYQGPRFEGGTADLADLIRYIAAIDDILRIRFTTSHPLAFSDRLIQAYADIPKLANHLHLPVQSGSDKILAAMKRGYTVLEFKSKLRQLRQVRPTIAFSSDFIVGFPGETEADFRATLQLVESIGFDHSFSFIYSRRPGTPAAELPDSVSLATKKQRLQILQNLLVFQGQTLSKKMCGTIQPILVEGPSKKNKEELQGRTENNRVVNFKGPLHWIGQLVPITITEVLRNSLRGEHRVH; this is encoded by the coding sequence ATGCGTTTAAAGAAAATTTATATTGAGACACATGGTTGTCAAATGAATGTATATGATTCGGATAGTCTCTATAATCTGTTACATCATTCACATGGATTGTGTTTAACATCGAATCCTAACGAAGCGGATGTCATTGTTTTGAATACCTGTTCTATTCGTGAAAAAGCACAAGAAAAAGTGTTTTCTCAGCTTGGGCAATGGCGAAAAATTAAATCGTTGCGTCGTGATATTATTATTGCGATAGGGGGTTGTGTTGCCAGTCAAGAAGGCTCTGCGATTATTTCGCGCGCACCCTTTGTGGACATTGTATTCGGACCTCAAACATTACATCGACTTCCGGATATGATTAATGACGTGTTAGAAAAAAAACAGCCTATCGTCGATATTTCTTTTCCTGAAATCGAAAAATTTGATAACTTACCTGAACCTCGCGCCGAAGGTCCCCGCGCTTTAGTCTCTATTATGGAAGGATGCAATAAATATTGCAGTTTTTGTGTTGTCCCTTATACACGCGGCGAAGAAATAAGTCGACCGTTGGATGACGTCCTCGCGGAAGTCGTCCACCTGAGTCAGCAAGGTGTTCGTGAAATTACTTTGTTAGGACAAAACGTTAACGATTACCAGGGTCCTCGCTTTGAAGGCGGCACTGCCGATTTAGCGGATTTAATTCGTTATATTGCCGCTATCGATGACATTTTACGAATACGCTTTACAACCTCTCACCCCCTCGCTTTTTCAGATCGACTCATTCAAGCGTATGCGGATATACCCAAATTAGCGAATCATTTACATTTACCGGTGCAAAGTGGATCTGACAAAATTTTAGCCGCCATGAAACGCGGTTATACGGTACTCGAATTCAAATCTAAACTCCGTCAATTACGTCAAGTCCGACCCACTATCGCTTTCTCATCCGATTTTATTGTCGGCTTTCCCGGGGAAACGGAGGCTGATTTTCGCGCCACACTTCAATTAGTCGAATCCATCGGTTTTGATCATTCATTTAGCTTTATTTATAGCCGCAGGCCAGGCACCCCTGCTGCAGAACTTCCTGATAGTGTATCGCTTGCTACCAAAAAACAACGTTTACAGATTCTGCAAAATCTCCTAGTATTTCAAGGACAGACCCTCAGTAAAAAAATGTGTGGTACGATTCAGCCCATATTAGTGGAAGGCCCTTCTAAAAAAAATAAAGAGGAGCTCCAAGGACGTACAGAAAACAACCGTGTCGTTAATTTTAAGGGTCCACTACATTGGATTGGTCAATTAGTACCTATTACAATTACTGAGGTATTAAGAAACTCTTTACGAGGAGAGCACAGAGTCCATTGA
- a CDS encoding NAD-dependent succinate-semialdehyde dehydrogenase: MMKLKNPSLFQQQCYINGKWITTPKNITVNNPATLEIIGTVPDLESTHLQHAVTAAEAALPRWMSKTAKERSELLHQWYTLILENSDDLALLLTIEQGKPFSEAQEEIRYGASFIQWFAEEAKRIYGDIIPAGLPQQHLFVNKQAIGVVAAITPWNFPNAMITRKCAPALAAGCTLVLKPSTLTPFSALALGVLAEKAGIPPGVLNIVTGDSELIGNHFTDNPVIRKLSFTGSTAIGRLLMQKAAHSIKKISLELGGNAPFIVFEDADSDQAIQGAVASKFRNSGQTCICTNRFYIHEKMYESFTKKLTHAIQQLNVGNGQEPQVQIGPLINSAAIKKVEKHIADALDKGAELMCGGKKHALGGNFFQPTLLKNCSKDMLIAQEETFGPVAALFRFSKEKEVIEWANDTLYGLAAYFYTKNVDRIIRVTQALDYGIVGVNTGRTSNEVAPFGGFKQSGMGREGSKYGIEDYLEIKYICLNTD; encoded by the coding sequence ATGATGAAATTAAAAAACCCTTCTCTTTTTCAGCAACAGTGTTATATCAATGGAAAATGGATCACCACCCCAAAAAATATAACTGTGAATAACCCTGCAACACTGGAAATCATTGGAACGGTTCCCGATTTGGAAAGCACTCATCTCCAACACGCTGTGACTGCAGCCGAAGCAGCCTTGCCACGCTGGATGTCTAAAACAGCCAAGGAACGCAGTGAATTACTGCATCAGTGGTATACGCTTATTTTAGAAAATAGTGATGACTTAGCGTTGTTACTCACGATAGAACAAGGTAAGCCCTTCAGTGAAGCCCAAGAAGAAATTCGCTATGGCGCATCGTTTATTCAATGGTTCGCGGAAGAAGCCAAACGCATTTACGGTGATATTATACCGGCAGGTTTACCCCAACAACATTTGTTTGTTAACAAGCAAGCCATCGGTGTCGTCGCTGCAATAACGCCTTGGAATTTTCCCAACGCCATGATAACACGTAAGTGTGCGCCGGCTTTAGCAGCAGGTTGTACACTAGTACTTAAACCTTCAACACTCACTCCTTTCTCCGCTTTAGCGCTCGGAGTACTTGCTGAAAAAGCCGGAATTCCTCCCGGTGTATTGAACATTGTCACCGGTGATTCTGAATTGATTGGCAATCACTTTACAGACAACCCTGTCATACGCAAACTTTCATTCACCGGTTCAACCGCTATTGGTCGATTACTCATGCAAAAAGCAGCGCATTCCATCAAAAAAATATCGTTAGAATTAGGTGGAAATGCACCGTTTATTGTGTTTGAAGATGCGGATAGTGATCAAGCCATCCAAGGTGCAGTGGCGTCAAAATTTCGTAATAGTGGTCAAACCTGCATTTGTACCAATCGTTTTTATATTCATGAAAAAATGTATGAATCGTTTACAAAAAAATTGACACACGCTATTCAACAATTAAATGTAGGAAATGGCCAAGAACCACAGGTTCAAATCGGTCCTTTAATCAATTCAGCGGCTATTAAGAAAGTAGAAAAACATATTGCGGATGCACTTGATAAAGGTGCCGAACTGATGTGTGGAGGCAAAAAGCATGCTTTAGGCGGCAATTTTTTTCAGCCTACTTTATTGAAAAATTGTTCAAAAGACATGCTCATTGCTCAAGAAGAAACCTTTGGACCGGTGGCTGCGTTATTTCGGTTCTCGAAAGAAAAAGAAGTGATTGAGTGGGCCAATGACACTCTATACGGACTTGCTGCTTATTTTTATACCAAAAATGTTGACCGCATTATCCGCGTCACACAAGCACTTGACTATGGAATTGTTGGCGTCAATACGGGGCGTACATCGAATGAAGTTGCTCCTTTTGGTGGTTTTAAACAATCCGGCATGGGTCGGGAAGGTTCAAAATATGGTATTGAAGATTATTTAGAAATTAAATATATCTGTTTAAATACCGATTAA